ATCGGCGAGGGCGGCCTGCTCGGTCAGGGGCAGGCCCGACCTCCTGCTGTTCCGCAGCGCGCTGATGCCGACGTTGGTCAGCAGCGCGGCGTCGAGTCCCTCGCCGAGGCCGTTGGTGACGGCGATGCTCAGCAGCCCCGGATCGGCGCTCCAGTCGAAATTGTCGCCGCGCACCGCGTAGGCCGGTTCGAGCTGACCCGCGATGGTGAACTCCGGGCACTCCAGGCCCCAGGAGCGCACCAGCTCCCACTGCATCTCGGCGGCCAGGGTCAGGCGCCGGTCCCGGCGAGCCCGCGCAGGCTGATCAGTGGAGGTCTCGACGATGGCGACGGCGTGCGCCACGGCGTCGGCCACCTCCGCCAGCCTGTCCAGCACCGTGGGAGTGATCTCCTCCTCGACGCGTCCCGAGAGCACCCCGAGCCGATTCCCGCGCGTGGACAACGGAACGTGCACCAGGCCTGCCGCCGCGTCGGCGATCACCGGCCGCTGATCGCGGAAGGCGGCACCGTCGAGTGAGCCGGTGACGGGGACGGCGACGGCGTCGTGGCCGCCGAGCGGCAGCAGCTGTTCGACGCGGTAATCGGCAAGGCGCACGGTGGCGTCGAGGAATCCCGCGTGCAGCGCCAGCAGTCCGGGCAGCGCTCGAAAGAGATCATGCACCGGATGTCTGCGGAGCGCCTGCTCCAGCAGGGCGATAGCAGGCCATGCCGTCATCGTTCCTCCTCAGGCGGGGGAGGACCGCCGACTCGACGGTACCCATGGCGAGGCTTTCGGTACCGAATCACCGGCTATGTCACAGTGGGGTATGGCAGCCGAGCGACAGCCTCCCGGCTCGCCCTCCGAGGGGGCGTACCCGGTGGAGACCCGCGCGACGGATGTCGCGGCCGAGTCGCTCACCCTGTTGTTGGGCAGGGCGGGCGACACGGTCCGCCCGAAGGTGTCCCCCGCTCAGCTCCGCGCCCTCCAGGTCGTGGAGTGGCACCACTCGATCAACCTGACCGGCCTTGCCGAGGTCCTCGGCGCGATGCCCTCCTCCGCAAGCAGACTCTGTGATCGACTGGAGGCGGCCGGACTGCTGGAACGACGCTCCGGAGCCCTCGATCGACGCGAGATCGAACTGGTGCTGAGCCCGGACGGCGTCCGGCTGCTGTCCCGACTGCGCGAGACCCGCCGGGCCGATCTCGGTGCGGTGCTGTCGACGATGAGCCGTCAGGGCCGGACCGCCCTGCTGCGCGGACTGCACGAGTTCGCCGCCGCGTTCGACCGCCGGGAGTCGGCAGAGGGTCGGCGAGACGGATCGATCGAGCCGCCGCCCGACGGTGGGGGTCGGTACCCGGAGCACACCCGGAACTCGGAGACCACCCAGGACTCGGGGACCACCCAGGACTCGGAGACCGCCCGGCCGTCGAGGCGCCCGGACGGCGGGTCGGAAGCCTCCGACCCGCAGGCTCCGAAGGCGGGGGCGGCCGATCGGCGGGAGCGCCTCGACCGTGATCGCGGGCTGGTCGAGCAGTGGGATCGGGGATCGAGCGGTCCGCGAGGCCGTCGCCGCCAGGACGGGCCCGGTCCGCCTCGGGACGGGTCGATCGGGGCGCGCCCCGACGCCGCGCGGCCGGACACCGAGCAGTCGGCGTGAGACGTCATCGCGCAGCAGGCCCGGCCGATCGACCGCACGGTGGCCACGGCTGATCGTCGAGGCGTCCGGACCGGTAGGCGTGGTGTGGACAGGCGCGCGACCGACCGCGCGGTCCCCAGAACCGTCGCGATGGGCAGTCGGGCCGCATCACCCAGGGTCGGCGTCGTAGACCAGCAGTCCGTCGGACTGGACGCGGGCCCCCGGTGTCGGCGGGTGTTCGACGAGCCTGCCGTCGTGCATCAGATGCCAGGCGGGAATGCCCGCGACGAGCCAGGCGTAGTCGGCGATGATGCGGCGGTGGCAGCGCCACCAGACCGTCTCGCCGCAGAGCACGCTCACCCGCCCGTCCGTGCGCTGCCGGACCTCCTCGAGCAGCTCGGCCATCGCCGTGAGGAACTCCGGGGTGCGGGTGTGTCCCGCGTAGGCCCGGAAGCTCGTGTTACGCCAGAACGTGTCCGGCGAGTGGTCGGCCAGTCGCCGGAAGCCGCCGAGCCGCTGGTCCCAGCGATAGGAGATGCCCTCGGCAGACAGCCATTCGCCCATGACGTCGCGGGCGGTGTCCGGGTTGCGGCGGCTGCCGGGGACCGTGCGCACGTCGACCAGCGCCCGTACCGCCGCTCCGTGGAGTAGACCTGCCAGCTCGGTGCGATCGAGGGTGCCGTGTCCGACGGTGACCAGGCCGGGGCGTCCGTCCGGCGGCGGGACGGCGGGATGGTCGGCGGCCGTGGCGGCGTCGGGCCGTCCCCGGTGCGCGGGCGTCGGCTGCGGTTCGGCCGAGCGGGCCGGGCCGGAACTGCCGACCGCCTCGGCCGAGGCGGTCGGCTTTGGGCCGGGTCGGACCCGGACTCCGGATCGCCACCCGACCATGCCGGTCCTGTCGGCCTGCTCGCCTGCCCGCATCATCGAGGGGGCCGCTAACGTCGCCGTCGGCGGACCCGGCGCAGCTCGTCGGCCAGGCCGCTCCGCATCCGACTCCAGTCCTGCGGCGTCAGCGCCGGTCGTTCGCCCGGACCGCCCAGCTCACTCGCCGCCGACTCCAGTTCGGCCATCGTGGTGATGATCTGGTCGACCACCTCGGGATGTCCCAGCGGCAGCGGCGCGCCCACCGCGTCTCCGGAGTGGGCCGGATCCCGTCGGATGATCCGGGTGGGGACGCCTCGCGCGGCGAGTTCCCGCACGAGCCGGTCGACGGCGCCCTCCGGGACCGGCGAGTCGAGGTCCGCCGCCTCCTGGTCGGGCTCGATCAGGAGCACGGCTCGGACCAGTCGCCACTTCACGGCACCGAGGAGCAGGGCGTCCTGCGTCGCGGTGCCGCTCGCGACCAGGTAGGCGGGCATGCCGTACTCGGCGAGCTCGTCCAGCAGCTCCGCGTTGGACTCCACGCCCGCCTCGGTGGCGGGAAGCCTGCACCACATCACGCGCACCCGTTCGGCCAGCGAGCGCCAGGTGCCCGGCAGGCCGCCATGGTTGGCCTCCCCTGCGGGGTCCAGGACCAGCACGGCGGGACCACCCGGCGGGCCGTGCTCGACGACGAGCGGGCCACCGGATCGAACGGTCTCGCTCCCAAAGTCACGCATCGACTTCCTCCTCGCCGCCGTACACCTGGTCAGGACCTCTGTTCCGACGGCCACCTGGAACCGCGAGGCCCAGATGCACCACCTTCACCACAGTCATCTCGTCCAACAGCTCGGGGCCGAAGTGGAATCCGGTGTCGCAGCCTCCTCGATGTCGCACCGCACCGCGCCCGACCTCGCCCGCCAACGAGTTCACCCGCACGGTGCCGACCGGCAGTTCCTGCCAGGCACGCTGCGCGCGACGCATCGACGCGGTGAGCACGGTGGCGGCCCGGCCGTAGCGATCCTCGGCCGCCTCGGCGAGCGCCTGGTCGAAGTCCTCGACGATCCGGATCGCCGCGACCGGACCGAACGTCTCCTCCCGCATCACCCGCATGTCGGGAACGCAGCCGGTGAGGACCGTCGCCGGGTAGAAGGCCCCCGGCCCGCGCGGCACCCGGCCGCCCGCCAGCGCCCAGGCTCCCCGGCCGATCGCCTCGCTGACCTGTGCGTGCACCTGGTCGCGCCGTCGCCGGTCCACCAGCGGACCCAGTTCGACGTCGCCAGGCAGAGCGGGCCGTGCGACCCGCCGGGCAGCCTGCGCGGCCAGGCGATGCTGGAACTGATCCGCCAGTGCCCGGTGCACGTAGATCCGCTCGATGGAGCCACGCCGCTGGCCGGTCTCGCTGAACGCGCCCACCGCCGCCTGTTCCGCAGCCCAGGCCACGTCGACGCCCGCATCGACGATCAACGCGTCGTTGCCGCCGTTCTCCAGCAGCACCGCGGCGCCCGTCCGCGCCGCCGACCGGGCGATGCTGCGGCCCGCCTCGGAACAGCCCAGGTGGGCGATCAGGTCGACGCCCGGGTCGGCCGCGAGTCGGGCACCGGTGCGATCGTCGCCGGAGATCATCATGAGCACGCCCGCAGGCAGCACCGAGGACAGCGTCTCGGTCAGGAACCGACCGACGTGCGGCGCCCGCTCGCTTGGTTTGAACACCACGGTGTTGCCGGTGACCAGCGCGGCGCCGAGCAGCCCGCAGGACACGCCGACCGGGTCGTGCCACGAGGTCAGCACGACCACGACGCCACGGGGCTGCGGCACCGTCAGGTCGACGGCGGCATCCCTGCCGAGGAGACTTCGGCCCCGATGGACCGGGCCGAGTTCCGCGTACTGTTCCAGGACGTCGGCGCCCGCAAGCGCTCCCGCTCTGGCCTCGGACACCGGACGGCCGGTCTCGGCGTTGTGCAGCGCGGCGAGTTCGTCCACCGAGGCACGCACCGCCGCCGCCGCGGTGCGGAGTCGGCGCCCCCGATCGGCGGCCGAGGTTCGGGACCAGGCGGCGAGGGCCGACCTGGCGGTGCGCACGGCATGCGTGATCTCAGGTTCGTCGGCGACGGGGAGCAGACCGACCAGCGCTCCGTCGACCGGGCTGTGGACTCGCAGATGTTCCCGCGCCGCCTGTTCGAGCAGCACCGGTCTTGTCGTCGTGATCAATGAGCCGGACAACCCGTCGAGCATCGCGCCTCCTGCTGTCGAGGTCCCCGAATACCCGCAGGCGAGCGCGGTACACCTCGACGAGAGCGCGGCACGCCGGGCGTGGCCGCGCCGGCCGACGACGCGGAGACCGCCCCCGCGACGTGCGAGGGGCGCCGGAGTCGTCTTGACGCGGCGACCTGCGGCGGACGGCGACCTGGCCCGCGACCGGCGGTGCGTGATCAGTAGGGCGGAAACCCCCCGGCAGAGTGGCCATGCCCCGGTCGCCCGAGCGCGAGGCGGCGTGCGTGCGTCGTCGACCGGGCCGGGCAGGCCACGCCGTCGGACGACTCCTGCCGTTCGTCGGAGAGCGAGCGAAGGCGATCCGACCCGAGGAACTCTCGGCCCGACAGCCGCCCCGGACGACCACAGGTGCAGTGTGAGGAGATCTCGGGTATCACCACCGGAGGGAAGCGTCGCCAGGCACTGCTCAGAGTCTGTCTTCGGTCCCGCCCCGTCGTGAGCGGGGATCAGCGTGGATGAGCTGCACGGCGACAGGAGGAAGCCATGACGGAGTTATGGTGACCGACGACAACGCCGCTGGTGGCCACGCAGGCCCCGCGCAACAGGAGAGCAGGGATCAAGGACAGGCTCACAGACCGGACACCATCACGCCGAGGCATGGCGCGCGTGCCAGGAGACAGGACCGCACTCCATGCCGGGCCCCGCCGACAGAGGAGCAGCAGGTGGCCGTCATCGACAGGTCGACGGACGTTCCCGTGTCCGCAGCAACCGCCTACCGCTGGTGGGCCAGGCCGCAACGGCTGGCCGAACTGCTTCCCGACGTCACGGAGGTCGTCTCCGACGGCGGGAGCCGAAGCACGTGGCGGCTCGCGATCGGCAGTGGAGAGCACACCGAGTGGGAGATCGAGAAGCTCGGCGGCAGGCCCGCCCGCGAACTGCGGTGGCGGTCCGGCGACGACACGCCGGAGCACGCAGGCATCGTGACCTTCGAGCCGATCGACGAGGAGAACTGCCAGGTACGGGTGCGCGTGGCCTGGCGTCCCCGCTCCGTCGGCCAGCAGGTCACGCACTATCTCGGCGTGGTCGACAACTGGGTGGCTGCCGCCCTCGCCGAGTCCGCCCACCGGCTCGCCGAACGGGCCGAGCGGGGACCGGTGAACCGCAGCGCTAGGTTCGACGAGACCGAACCGGAACCCGTCTGGCCCACCGAGGCAGACGTGCCCGCCGCCCGGCCTGCGCAGGCGGAGACCTCCTTGTACGACAACCCGGCCGATGCGGCACCGGGCACCCCCGGCACGCCGATGGGCCCGACGCCGCCTTACACCGATCCCAGGAACCGTCCGCGCTTCTAAAGGCGGGCCCGGTGCTCCGGGAGGCGGGCGTCTGCCGCAGAAGCGAGCAGCCTGCCTGTCGACGACGGAGGGTCGGCGACCGGCGTGGCGGCCTGGCGCGGAGCCGAGCCGGGACGGCGGGCCGCGCAGGCCGAGCCCACGGTTTCGCTCCCGACGGCGTCGGGACCGGTGCACCGGCGACCGCAGACAGGCAGGAAGGCCCAGGCGGCCTCAGACCGGGCCCGTCTCGGACGACACGGCCGCCGTATCCGCCTCGGCAGCGGCCGGGCCGACGCGCTCGGGAAGCCGTGCGGTGTCGGCCTCCCTGATCCAGGTCACCTCGGTGATGGTCGCCAGGCCGTCGGCCAGCAGGCTCGCGTCCGAACCGTCGCCGCCCTCGGCCTCCATCCGGGTCGTGGTCACGCGCAGCCGTCCGTCGGTCAGTGCGTCGACGTGGCCCTGCACCGCACCGAACCGGGCCAGCGTGGCGCGGTGCAGCATGACGGCGGGCCGCTCCGTCGGAGGCAGGTTGACGTTGAACACCGTGCCGCGCGGCGCCGCCAGCAGGGGCGGCAGCGCGAGTCCGGCGCCGATCGCGGCGGCACGCCACATCTCGCCGGAGACCCGCGTCGTCGCAGCGTCGAGCGCGACCGCGTCCAAGGACACCGCGAGTGCCCGCGCGCCCTGCATCGCTCCGGTGATGGCGGCGCCCAAGGTGCCGGAGTGCAGCACCGACCGGCCGACGTTCGCGCCGAGGTTGATGCCGGAGAGGACGAGGTCGGGGGCCGCGCCGAACGCGCCGCGCGAGGCGGCGAAGGCGATGAAGGCGGGCGCGGCCTGCACGGCGTAGCACTGGGCGCCCGCGAGCCCCGGCAGCCGCCGCGGGTCCGCCACCACCCGGCCGTCGTGCTGGACCGAGGTGATCGCGGCGCTGCTGCCGCTGGACTCGTGCGCGGGCGCCGCCACCAGGACGTCCCAGCCCTGCTCCAACGCCGCCGCCGCAAGGGCGTGCAGACCCGGTGACTCGACACCGTCGTCGTTCGTGATCAGCACGCGCACCTGTTCCGCTCCGTCCTGCGCCCGCAGTGGGCTGCCTCAGATCTCCCGCAGTTCCACCTTCGCCGCCAACACCTCGATGCTCTCGTCCCGGCCCGTGCCGAGCCCGCGCCGGACGACGTTCACCGCGCCTGCCGCCGCACCGAGCCGCACCGCCTCCATCAACGACTCGCCGCGCACCAGCGCCGCGGCGACTCCCGCCGCCATCGAGTCGCCGGTGCCCCGCGTCTCGGCAGCCTGCAGCACCGGAAGATGCACTTCGTAGACGACGTCGTCCAGGAGGGCCAACGCAGGCTCGGCGGCCCGCGAGACGAGCACGGCACCCGGTCCGGCCGCTCTCAGCTCCCTGGCGGCCTTGATCAGCGAGTCCCGGTCGTCGTCGCGGCTTCTGCCGTCCGCGATCAGCTCCTCGTGGCTGATCTTCACCACCGACACGCCGCCCGCCAGGGCCGCGTCGAGCTGCTCCCCCGCCAGGTCGACGAGCACCAGCCCGCCGTTGCCGGTCACATCGGCGGCCAACCTGCGGTAGGTGTCCGCCGGAATGATGCCGAGTCGCGCCGGACCGCTCAACACCGACAGCCGAGCGTCCAGTCCGTGCACCAAGGCCAGCTCGTAGAGATCGTCCAGCTCATGCCGGGACAGGGGCTCACCGGGAGCGTCCACGATCTCGCTGCGCACGCCGCCCCGCCGATCATGCACATAGCCGCCGTTGCGGGTGCTGACATCGACCGGCTTCAACTCCAGACCGTCCTCGACGATCAGATGGCGCAGCACGGCGCCGGTCTCCCCACCGAGCGCCGCGCACAGCACGACCCGGACGCCGAGCGAGGCGATCATCCTCGCCTGCCAGACGCCCTGGCCTCCCGCGTGCAGATGCAGATCCGGCTCGTCGCCTCGGTCCTCCACGGTCACCGTGAGCTGAGGCGAGGGGGCGAACACCATCACGTGATCCGTCACCGTCGGCCGCCCTCGTGGTCGCAGCGGCGCGCAGTCGAGGACGCTCGGCGGACCGCGCACCTGCCGGGTCGATGCACCGGAACGGAGTCGGGCCAGGAGACGTCGAGCGTGCGGGAGGTGCTCATCGCTGGGTTCCGCATGCGTCGCCTCCTCTCCCTGCCCTTGCGAAAGGTCGGACCGCGACGAGGTACCCGTCGTGACGATCAGTCAAACAGCGGCAGGCCGAGGCTCAGCCGAGTGAGATGCCGTGCAGCCGGGTACGCCACCCCGTACGGCCCGGACCGACCGGGCCGGAGCAGAGCACGCGCCAGAACACGACACGAGTCGAACAGAGGAGAACCCGTGGCCGAGCGACTCACGAATCAGACCGTGGCATTCCTGGTCGCGCCGGAAGGCGTCGAACAGGTCGAGCTGACCAAGCCGTGGGAAGCGGTTCGTGCCGCAGGCGGCACGCCCGAGCTGGTGTCGACCGCGAAGGGCGAGATCCAGGGCTTCCACCATCTCGACAAGGCCGACCGCTTTCCGGTGGACCGCGTCGTGAGCGAGGTCGACGCGCACCGCTACGACGCCCTGGTGCTGCCCGGCGGCGTGGCCAATCCCGACTTCCTGCGCACCGACGTGCAGGCCGTGGCCTTCGTCCGTGCGTTCGTCGAGGAGGGCAGGCCGATCGCGGCGATCTGCCACGCGCCGTGGACTCTCATCGAGGCGGATGCCGTCCGGGGCCGCACCCTGACCTCGTGGCCGAGTCTGCAGACCGACCTGCGCAACGCGGGCGCGACGTGGGTGGACGAGGAGGTCGTCGTCGATCAGCGGCTCATCACCAGCCGCAACCCCCACGATCTGCCCGTCTTCTGCTCGACGCTGGTGGCCGAGTTCGCCAAGGCAGCCGACTCCGCGCAGAACGTCGGCATCTGACGCCGATCCGCCTCGCGGACGTCCGCTCGGCGGCTGGACCGCGTCGAGATCAGGACGTCCGGCCCGCCGGGTCGGGCCCGGATTCGGCAGACCGGGCCGCCTGGCGGGCCAGGGCCGGGTCGTCGGGACCGAGTCAATCGTCAAGCGGATCTCCGGTGATGCGGGCACGATGGAACAGGCGAGGGCATCGGTCTGCCGTCGGCGCAGGCAGGTCGGCTCGTAGTCCACTGTTCACACATGCCCGTTCCGCTCGGAAATCGGGTAGACCTTGACAGGGTGATGACCATCGCCGATCGACGTACTGATCCCGACGCCGACGCGACGCGCTCCCTCCCCCGCTGGCTCCGTGTGAGCGCGGCAGGAGGCTGGCGACTCCTGGTCCTAGTGGCCGCCCTCTACGTGCTGGGCGTGGTGGTCACCCGGATCAGCATCGTGTTGATCCCACTGGCGATCGCGCTGCTGCTCGCGGCGCTGCTCGAACCCGCCATGGCAGTGCTGCACCGACGAGGAATGGCCAGAGGACCCGCCACCGCGATCGTCATGGTCAGCGGCGTGGCCGTCCTCGGCACGGCGTTGACGGTCATCGTCGCCACCTTCGTCGGCGGTCTGGCGGACCTCCAGTCCAGTCTGATCCAAGGCCTGGACTCGATCAGGGTTTGGCTCACCGACGGACCGCTCGCTTTAGAGTCCGCTCAGATCGACAACGCGATCAGCGAACTCGGCACGGCACTGCAGAACAATCAGCAACGAGTCTTCTCCGGCGCCTTGACCACGGTCACCAGCGTCGGGGGATTCGTCACCGGCCTGGTGCTGGTGGTGTTCATCCTGGTCTTCTTGCTGCGCGACGGGCCGATCATCTGGCGCTTCATGCTGCGCGCCGTCCCGAGGCGTCGCCGCGCGCTGGCCGACCAGGCAGGCCAGAACGCCTTCCGGTCGTTGACCGACTACATCCGGGCGACCGCCATCGTGGCCGTCATCGACGCGGTCGGCATCGGGCTCGGACTCCTCATCCTCGGAATCCCGCTGGCCCTGCCGTTGACCGCGCTGGTGTTCTTCGGGGCGTTCATCCCACTCATCGGCGCGCTGGCCTCCGGCGGCGCGGCGATCCTGGTCGCGCTGGCCTCCGAAGGGCTGGTGGCCGCGCTACTCGTGCTCGGCATCGTGCTGCTGGTCCAGCAGATCGAGGGCAACGTGCTGCATCCCTGGATCATGGGGCGGACGATGCGACTGCATCCGCTGGCCGTGGCACTGACGCTGACCATCGGTCTGTCGCAGGCGGGCATCATCGGCGGACTGCTCGCCGTTCCGCTGCTGACCTCGCTGCGGGCGATGGTCCGAACCTGGCAGCGACGCGGCAGACGCGATGACGATCCCGCCGATCACGAGGGAGATCCGGACGGGGAGTCCTCGGCGCGCGACGCGAGGACCTCGGCGGGCAGGGCCGGGGATCGCGGCTCGACCGGCGGCGAGGACGAACCGGAGTCCTCACCCACCTGAGCGTGATCCGGGCGGCTTTCGCGCCCGGCCCCTGCCGTGCGCTTCCGCTGCTTCCGACCCCGTCGCCGCCGTCCGGTGCTCGACCCCAGCTGTTCGAAGGGAACGCGGCGCCGGACGACGTCAACGTGCCGAGGCTATGACGAGACGTCGAGGGCATGAGAAAGGGCGGGAGTACATCGCGCTCGACCGGTGTGGTCGTCGGACGCGACGCCCCCGCCCTGGGGGATCGGCCATGGTGTCGATGGAGCGGCTCAGCGCCTCAGCGGCCTGGGCGGCTCGGCGGCCTCGATGGTTCGGCGGCCTCGACGGCTCAACGCTGCGCCGTCCGGCGGGCCTTGCCAGGCCAGGTTCCGGTGACTCGGCGGTATCCCGCCGCCCCACCACGATCCACCGCCGCCTTGACCACGCCGAACACCGCTCCGTGCAGTGCGGCGGCTGCCAGGACCTCCCGCCAGCCGTACTCCTCCATCGTCGCCTCGGGAGCGTCCTGGTGGCCGGTCGACCGTTGCCAGATCCGATG
The Actinoalloteichus fjordicus DNA segment above includes these coding regions:
- a CDS encoding 5'/3'-nucleotidase SurE — encoded protein: MRVLITNDDGVESPGLHALAAAALEQGWDVLVAAPAHESSGSSAAITSVQHDGRVVADPRRLPGLAGAQCYAVQAAPAFIAFAASRGAFGAAPDLVLSGINLGANVGRSVLHSGTLGAAITGAMQGARALAVSLDAVALDAATTRVSGEMWRAAAIGAGLALPPLLAAPRGTVFNVNLPPTERPAVMLHRATLARFGAVQGHVDALTDGRLRVTTTRMEAEGGDGSDASLLADGLATITEVTWIREADTARLPERVGPAAAEADTAAVSSETGPV
- a CDS encoding AI-2E family transporter, translated to MPVPLGNRVDLDRVMTIADRRTDPDADATRSLPRWLRVSAAGGWRLLVLVAALYVLGVVVTRISIVLIPLAIALLLAALLEPAMAVLHRRGMARGPATAIVMVSGVAVLGTALTVIVATFVGGLADLQSSLIQGLDSIRVWLTDGPLALESAQIDNAISELGTALQNNQQRVFSGALTTVTSVGGFVTGLVLVVFILVFLLRDGPIIWRFMLRAVPRRRRALADQAGQNAFRSLTDYIRATAIVAVIDAVGIGLGLLILGIPLALPLTALVFFGAFIPLIGALASGGAAILVALASEGLVAALLVLGIVLLVQQIEGNVLHPWIMGRTMRLHPLAVALTLTIGLSQAGIIGGLLAVPLLTSLRAMVRTWQRRGRRDDDPADHEGDPDGESSARDARTSAGRAGDRGSTGGEDEPESSPT
- a CDS encoding DUF488 domain-containing protein encodes the protein MMRAGEQADRTGMVGWRSGVRVRPGPKPTASAEAVGSSGPARSAEPQPTPAHRGRPDAATAADHPAVPPPDGRPGLVTVGHGTLDRTELAGLLHGAAVRALVDVRTVPGSRRNPDTARDVMGEWLSAEGISYRWDQRLGGFRRLADHSPDTFWRNTSFRAYAGHTRTPEFLTAMAELLEEVRQRTDGRVSVLCGETVWWRCHRRIIADYAWLVAGIPAWHLMHDGRLVEHPPTPGARVQSDGLLVYDADPG
- a CDS encoding DUF4235 domain-containing protein, with amino-acid sequence MIGRLLYRPLGTLLGMLGGLAASTIFHRIWQRSTGHQDAPEATMEEYGWREVLAAAALHGAVFGVVKAAVDRGGAAGYRRVTGTWPGKARRTAQR
- a CDS encoding PP2C family protein-serine/threonine phosphatase, which translates into the protein MTAWPAIALLEQALRRHPVHDLFRALPGLLALHAGFLDATVRLADYRVEQLLPLGGHDAVAVPVTGSLDGAAFRDQRPVIADAAAGLVHVPLSTRGNRLGVLSGRVEEEITPTVLDRLAEVADAVAHAVAIVETSTDQPARARRDRRLTLAAEMQWELVRSWGLECPEFTIAGQLEPAYAVRGDNFDWSADPGLLSIAVTNGLGEGLDAALLTNVGISALRNSRRSGLPLTEQAALADQAVWGQHGGDRHLAALLIQVELATGRMTIVDAGSPRLWIIRGDHVRRVELEEQLPLGMFDGTSYETQEELLLPGDRLFVVSDGVYDSSNGTRTYGETSLSRIVRSSRGLPAGESVRAVLSDLAVFREHTDLDDDAVVVCLDWHGPTSTSAGGRTAPDGG
- a CDS encoding aldehyde dehydrogenase family protein, with the translated sequence MLDGLSGSLITTTRPVLLEQAAREHLRVHSPVDGALVGLLPVADEPEITHAVRTARSALAAWSRTSAADRGRRLRTAAAAVRASVDELAALHNAETGRPVSEARAGALAGADVLEQYAELGPVHRGRSLLGRDAAVDLTVPQPRGVVVVLTSWHDPVGVSCGLLGAALVTGNTVVFKPSERAPHVGRFLTETLSSVLPAGVLMMISGDDRTGARLAADPGVDLIAHLGCSEAGRSIARSAARTGAAVLLENGGNDALIVDAGVDVAWAAEQAAVGAFSETGQRRGSIERIYVHRALADQFQHRLAAQAARRVARPALPGDVELGPLVDRRRRDQVHAQVSEAIGRGAWALAGGRVPRGPGAFYPATVLTGCVPDMRVMREETFGPVAAIRIVEDFDQALAEAAEDRYGRAATVLTASMRRAQRAWQELPVGTVRVNSLAGEVGRGAVRHRGGCDTGFHFGPELLDEMTVVKVVHLGLAVPGGRRNRGPDQVYGGEEEVDA
- a CDS encoding SRPBCC family protein, with translation MAVIDRSTDVPVSAATAYRWWARPQRLAELLPDVTEVVSDGGSRSTWRLAIGSGEHTEWEIEKLGGRPARELRWRSGDDTPEHAGIVTFEPIDEENCQVRVRVAWRPRSVGQQVTHYLGVVDNWVAAALAESAHRLAERAERGPVNRSARFDETEPEPVWPTEADVPAARPAQAETSLYDNPADAAPGTPGTPMGPTPPYTDPRNRPRF
- a CDS encoding MarR family winged helix-turn-helix transcriptional regulator; protein product: MAAERQPPGSPSEGAYPVETRATDVAAESLTLLLGRAGDTVRPKVSPAQLRALQVVEWHHSINLTGLAEVLGAMPSSASRLCDRLEAAGLLERRSGALDRREIELVLSPDGVRLLSRLRETRRADLGAVLSTMSRQGRTALLRGLHEFAAAFDRRESAEGRRDGSIEPPPDGGGRYPEHTRNSETTQDSGTTQDSETARPSRRPDGGSEASDPQAPKAGAADRRERLDRDRGLVEQWDRGSSGPRGRRRQDGPGPPRDGSIGARPDAARPDTEQSA
- a CDS encoding 1-phosphofructokinase family hexose kinase, whose amino-acid sequence is MTDHVMVFAPSPQLTVTVEDRGDEPDLHLHAGGQGVWQARMIASLGVRVVLCAALGGETGAVLRHLIVEDGLELKPVDVSTRNGGYVHDRRGGVRSEIVDAPGEPLSRHELDDLYELALVHGLDARLSVLSGPARLGIIPADTYRRLAADVTGNGGLVLVDLAGEQLDAALAGGVSVVKISHEELIADGRSRDDDRDSLIKAARELRAAGPGAVLVSRAAEPALALLDDVVYEVHLPVLQAAETRGTGDSMAAGVAAALVRGESLMEAVRLGAAAGAVNVVRRGLGTGRDESIEVLAAKVELREI
- a CDS encoding type 1 glutamine amidotransferase domain-containing protein → MAERLTNQTVAFLVAPEGVEQVELTKPWEAVRAAGGTPELVSTAKGEIQGFHHLDKADRFPVDRVVSEVDAHRYDALVLPGGVANPDFLRTDVQAVAFVRAFVEEGRPIAAICHAPWTLIEADAVRGRTLTSWPSLQTDLRNAGATWVDEEVVVDQRLITSRNPHDLPVFCSTLVAEFAKAADSAQNVGI